From Pseudomonas sp. FP2335, the proteins below share one genomic window:
- a CDS encoding metal ABC transporter permease, producing MNALYDFIRNQLQALAANGLLPQPFEYEFVINALLCALLIGPLLGVLGSMVMIKRMAFFSQSVGNAAMTGVAIGVLIGESYTSPYFSMFGFCLLFALTLKYTQHRTTLANDTLIGVFLSISLAVGASLLLFVSAKINTHVMESVLFGSILAVDHTDMNVLLVVTATCALFGLPAYNGMLLASLNPSLAHARGVPVRSVEYLFVVLVTLVTVACLKIIGAVLVEALLLIPAAAARNISHSLPGLVARAVLIATFSCVVGILVPMQLHIPVPTGGAIVIVAALVFLVTVVIRACASRFRGASV from the coding sequence ATGAACGCCCTCTACGATTTCATTCGCAACCAACTGCAGGCGCTCGCCGCCAACGGCCTGCTGCCACAGCCGTTCGAATACGAATTCGTGATCAACGCGCTGCTTTGCGCACTGCTGATCGGCCCCCTGCTAGGGGTGCTGGGCTCGATGGTAATGATCAAGCGCATGGCGTTTTTCAGCCAGTCCGTGGGCAATGCGGCGATGACTGGCGTGGCGATCGGCGTACTGATCGGCGAGTCCTATACCTCGCCATACTTTTCGATGTTCGGGTTCTGCCTGCTGTTCGCGCTGACGTTGAAGTACACACAACACCGCACCACGCTGGCCAACGACACGCTGATCGGAGTGTTCCTGTCCATCTCGCTGGCGGTCGGCGCCTCGTTGCTGCTGTTCGTGTCGGCCAAGATCAACACCCACGTGATGGAGAGCGTGCTGTTTGGTTCGATCCTGGCGGTAGACCACACCGATATGAATGTGCTGCTGGTGGTCACGGCCACCTGTGCGCTTTTCGGCCTGCCGGCGTACAACGGCATGCTGCTCGCCAGTCTCAATCCGAGCCTGGCCCATGCGCGTGGCGTGCCGGTGCGCAGCGTCGAGTACCTGTTCGTGGTGCTGGTCACCCTGGTGACGGTGGCCTGCCTGAAAATCATCGGCGCCGTGCTTGTCGAAGCCTTGCTGCTGATACCGGCGGCCGCGGCGCGCAACATCAGCCATTCACTGCCGGGGCTGGTCGCCCGCGCCGTGCTGATCGCCACATTTTCCTGCGTGGTCGGCATCCTGGTGCCCATGCAATTGCACATTCCGGTGCCGACCGGGGGCGCCATCGTGATCGTGGCGGCATTGGTGTTCCTGGTCACCGTGGTCATTCGCGCCTGCGCGTCGCGTTTCAGAGGGGCAAGCGTATGA
- a CDS encoding DUF6644 family protein yields MSSSLIIAWIYASPLSTAIRDILWVIPTVQSIHIIAITVLFGSALVSDLRLAGVLASDEPLRGVVRRYYPWMRNALIVLLMTGLLMIIAEPDRVLVNTTFWLKMALVATAFGLTLWLRRPLLRAPDNGDPRPIKALAWLSIGLWCVVIICGRWIAYTI; encoded by the coding sequence ATGTCATCGTCACTCATCATTGCCTGGATCTATGCATCGCCCCTGAGCACCGCCATCCGCGACATTCTCTGGGTCATTCCCACGGTGCAGAGCATTCATATCATCGCCATCACCGTGCTGTTCGGTTCGGCGCTCGTTTCCGACCTGCGCCTGGCTGGCGTGCTGGCCAGCGACGAACCCTTGCGCGGCGTAGTTCGCCGCTATTACCCGTGGATGCGCAACGCACTCATCGTGCTGCTCATGACCGGCTTGCTCATGATCATCGCCGAGCCCGACCGGGTCCTGGTCAACACCACGTTCTGGCTGAAGATGGCCCTGGTGGCGACCGCGTTCGGCCTGACGCTGTGGCTGCGCCGCCCGCTGCTACGCGCCCCCGACAACGGCGACCCGCGCCCGATCAAGGCGTTGGCCTGGCTGTCGATCGGCTTGTGGTGCGTCGTGATCATCTGCGGTCGCTGGATCGCCTACACGATCTAA
- a CDS encoding DUF6691 family protein yields the protein MRKLAGLIAGLLFGLGLHLSGMTNPAKVLDFLDLAGDWDPSLALVMAGALAVSSVPFYFARRLQVSLLGAPFQMPTNRKIDRRLVLGSLLFGMGWAIAGLCPGPALALLLTGRWQVVVFTLAMVVGMLIFAGLESRKGR from the coding sequence ATGCGCAAATTAGCTGGATTGATTGCCGGTTTGCTCTTTGGCCTCGGGCTGCATCTCAGTGGCATGACCAACCCGGCGAAAGTGTTGGACTTCCTTGACCTGGCCGGCGACTGGGACCCGTCCCTGGCGTTGGTCATGGCGGGCGCCCTGGCTGTCAGCAGCGTGCCGTTCTACTTCGCCAGGCGTCTTCAGGTGTCACTGCTGGGGGCGCCCTTCCAAATGCCGACTAACCGGAAAATCGATCGAAGACTGGTACTGGGCAGCCTGCTGTTTGGCATGGGCTGGGCGATTGCCGGCCTGTGCCCCGGACCCGCCCTGGCATTGCTGCTGACAGGGCGGTGGCAGGTGGTTGTATTCACGCTGGCGATGGTGGTGGGGATGTTGATTTTTGCGGGGCTTGAATCCCGTAAAGGCCGATGA
- a CDS encoding cytochrome b gives MNSNNQTTIDRYPTSLRLLHWVRAVIITGLLWAGWHMTGMNDEVASKFELYYPWHKSFGVLAFLLVLTQIAVRFRTPHIPQPLETLAPHERVLSRLIQRAMYALLVIVPLMGYSMSSTFTMSDGVFFFGVNLPELLPKNDDWFVVFQLLHKVCAYTLLALIVLHIAGALKHRFYDKDPRNDVLRRML, from the coding sequence ATGAACTCAAACAACCAAACGACAATCGATCGTTATCCGACGTCCCTGCGCCTGCTGCATTGGGTGCGCGCAGTGATCATCACCGGCCTGCTCTGGGCGGGCTGGCACATGACCGGCATGAATGACGAAGTGGCGAGCAAATTCGAGCTGTATTACCCCTGGCATAAATCCTTCGGGGTGTTGGCGTTCCTATTGGTGCTGACCCAGATTGCCGTGCGCTTTCGCACGCCGCACATTCCACAACCGCTGGAAACACTGGCACCGCATGAGCGCGTGCTGTCCAGGCTGATCCAGCGGGCAATGTATGCCTTGCTGGTGATCGTGCCGCTGATGGGGTACTCCATGTCGAGTACCTTCACCATGAGCGACGGGGTGTTCTTTTTTGGCGTCAACCTGCCAGAGCTGTTGCCAAAAAATGACGACTGGTTCGTGGTGTTCCAATTGCTGCACAAGGTGTGCGCCTACACCCTGCTCGCGCTGATCGTGCTGCACATCGCCGGCGCCCTCAAGCACCGCTTCTACGACAAGGACCCACGCAACGACGTGTTGCGCCGCATGCTCTGA
- a CDS encoding YeeE/YedE family protein — MSLSIHFTPWTSLLGGALIGLSAGLFILLNGRIAGISGLLGSLLSKGGDGRAEKGLFVVGLLISPWVWSLVAQLPESSFQASGYALVAAGLLVGIGTRYGAGCTSGHGICGLSRLSPRSLVAVCCFMGSGFACVYAIRHLIGA, encoded by the coding sequence ATGAGCCTCTCGATTCACTTCACCCCCTGGACATCGCTGCTCGGCGGCGCACTGATCGGCCTGTCGGCAGGCCTGTTCATCTTGCTCAACGGTCGTATTGCCGGTATCAGCGGCCTGCTGGGCAGCCTGTTGAGCAAGGGTGGCGACGGCCGCGCAGAGAAAGGGCTGTTTGTGGTCGGCCTGCTGATCTCACCCTGGGTGTGGTCACTCGTTGCGCAGTTGCCCGAATCGTCATTCCAGGCTAGTGGCTACGCGTTGGTCGCCGCTGGGCTGTTGGTCGGCATCGGCACGCGGTATGGCGCCGGGTGTACCAGCGGGCATGGCATTTGTGGGCTGTCTCGCCTGTCGCCGCGCTCGCTGGTCGCCGTTTGCTGCTTCATGGGCAGCGGGTTTGCCTGCGTTTATGCCATTCGCCATCTGATCGGAGCCTGA
- a CDS encoding aldehyde dehydrogenase yields the protein MTEQLNHFIAGAAVEPSSGHYIDLLDPVTEQVYGRSARGSVEDVNHAVGAALEQLERGAWSQLDGARRGRLLSKLADLVERDSERLADMDANAIGRSPIEPRRMDLPNAIANLRAAAGWANQLEGRTIPTGGYFGTRTLSYTVREPVGVVGAIVPWNSPLMITVWKLAALLAAGCTVVIKPSEETPQSALHLAALAQEAGFPDGVINVVTGYGAEVGRALCEHPHITKISFTGSPEAGREIQRTAGVLFKRVALELGGKSPQIVFDDASFDDAVRGCALGLFANQGQVCAAGSRILVQRSLAERFGAALAEAARAVNVGDPHQPGVQMGPVAKKAQFERVNRYIQLGIDQGATLLAGGVSTPGRGWFVRPTIFANARNDMAIARDEIFGPVGTLITFDTEDEAVALANDSSYGLAATVWTTDLVRAHRVAAAVKAGAVGINCWSPLDANLPWGGLKTSGIGREGGFSGALAYTEEKVITVLMPS from the coding sequence ATGACTGAACAGTTGAACCACTTCATCGCGGGCGCCGCCGTCGAACCTTCGAGCGGACACTACATCGACCTGCTCGACCCGGTCACCGAACAGGTCTACGGCCGCAGCGCACGCGGCAGCGTCGAGGACGTCAACCACGCCGTGGGTGCCGCGCTCGAGCAACTTGAGCGCGGCGCCTGGAGCCAGCTCGATGGCGCCAGGCGTGGCCGGCTGCTGTCAAAACTGGCAGACCTGGTGGAGCGCGACAGCGAGCGCCTGGCGGACATGGACGCCAACGCCATCGGCCGCTCGCCCATCGAACCGCGCCGGATGGACCTGCCCAACGCCATCGCCAACCTGCGCGCCGCCGCCGGTTGGGCCAACCAGCTGGAAGGTCGCACCATTCCCACCGGCGGCTATTTCGGCACCCGCACCCTCTCGTACACGGTGCGCGAACCCGTGGGCGTGGTCGGCGCCATCGTGCCGTGGAATTCGCCCCTGATGATCACCGTGTGGAAGCTCGCCGCGCTGCTGGCCGCCGGTTGCACCGTGGTGATCAAGCCCTCGGAAGAGACCCCGCAGTCGGCCCTGCACCTGGCGGCGCTGGCGCAGGAAGCAGGCTTCCCGGACGGTGTGATCAACGTAGTCACCGGCTACGGTGCCGAGGTCGGGCGTGCGTTGTGCGAACACCCGCACATCACCAAGATCAGTTTCACCGGCAGCCCCGAAGCAGGTCGCGAGATCCAGCGCACGGCCGGCGTGCTGTTCAAGCGCGTGGCCCTGGAGCTGGGCGGCAAGAGCCCGCAGATTGTGTTCGATGATGCGTCCTTCGACGACGCGGTACGCGGCTGTGCCCTCGGCCTGTTCGCCAACCAGGGCCAGGTGTGTGCCGCCGGTTCACGCATCCTGGTGCAGCGCAGTCTCGCCGAACGCTTCGGCGCGGCGCTGGCTGAAGCCGCGCGGGCGGTCAACGTCGGCGACCCGCACCAGCCCGGCGTACAGATGGGCCCGGTGGCCAAGAAAGCCCAGTTCGAGCGCGTCAACCGCTACATTCAGCTGGGCATCGACCAAGGTGCGACGCTGCTCGCCGGTGGCGTGTCCACCCCCGGGCGCGGCTGGTTCGTGCGCCCGACGATCTTCGCCAACGCACGCAACGACATGGCAATTGCCAGGGACGAGATCTTCGGCCCGGTCGGCACCCTGATCACCTTCGACACCGAGGATGAAGCGGTCGCCCTGGCCAACGACTCCAGCTACGGCCTGGCGGCGACCGTATGGACCACCGACCTGGTGCGCGCGCACCGCGTCGCCGCGGCGGTAAAGGCCGGTGCCGTGGGTATCAACTGCTGGAGCCCGCTGGACGCCAACCTGCCGTGGGGTGGCCTGAAGACCAGTGGTATCGGGCGTGAAGGCGGCTTCAGTGGCGCGCTGGCCTACACCGAGGAGAAAGTCATCACCGTGCTGATGCCTTCCTGA
- a CDS encoding metal ABC transporter solute-binding protein, Zn/Mn family — MTASTSLRALWRGCMALLALIPLVALAGAAPDAGKKLKIGVTLHPYYSFVANIVGDRADVVPLIPAEANPHNYQPQPDDITRAMSLDALVVNGIGHDEWAFQIVKAAGRTQTLPIIQANASVALIPVGGDQGGVKVVNPHTFVSTTAAIQQVFEIARKLGELDPANAVTYRHNALAYATRIRELRARFMTRFAALDLSGFRCATTHAGYDYLMQEFGLFVSAVIEPRHGVAPTARQLANTIEAIKNAHVRVLFAEKNFSLDLAKPIEAATGVKVFALSHITGSTYSADEFEVAMAENLETLAEAVEFTQQ; from the coding sequence ATGACTGCCTCCACCTCACTGCGCGCCCTGTGGCGCGGCTGCATGGCGCTGCTCGCGCTGATTCCGCTGGTGGCCCTGGCAGGCGCCGCGCCGGACGCAGGCAAGAAACTCAAGATCGGCGTCACGCTGCACCCCTACTACAGTTTCGTGGCGAATATCGTCGGTGACCGCGCGGACGTGGTGCCGCTGATCCCGGCAGAGGCGAACCCCCACAACTACCAGCCGCAGCCCGACGACATCACCCGGGCGATGAGCCTCGATGCGCTGGTGGTCAACGGCATCGGCCACGATGAATGGGCCTTCCAGATCGTCAAGGCGGCCGGCCGTACGCAGACGCTGCCGATCATCCAGGCCAATGCCTCGGTCGCGCTGATTCCGGTGGGGGGCGACCAGGGCGGCGTCAAGGTGGTCAACCCGCATACCTTTGTCTCCACGACCGCAGCGATACAACAGGTGTTCGAGATCGCCCGCAAACTGGGGGAGCTGGACCCGGCCAACGCCGTGACGTACCGCCACAACGCCCTGGCGTACGCCACGCGTATCCGCGAACTGCGCGCGCGTTTCATGACGCGTTTTGCCGCACTGGACCTGTCCGGCTTTCGCTGTGCCACCACGCACGCCGGCTACGACTACCTGATGCAGGAATTCGGCCTGTTTGTCAGCGCGGTGATTGAACCGCGCCATGGCGTTGCGCCGACGGCACGCCAGTTGGCCAATACCATCGAGGCGATCAAGAACGCCCATGTGCGTGTGCTGTTTGCCGAGAAGAACTTCTCCCTCGACCTGGCCAAGCCCATCGAAGCTGCCACCGGCGTGAAGGTGTTTGCGCTGTCGCATATCACTGGCAGCACCTACAGCGCGGACGAGTTCGAGGTGGCCATGGCCGAAAACCTCGAAACCCTGGCCGAAGCCGTCGAGTTCACCCAGCAATGA
- a CDS encoding metal ABC transporter solute-binding protein, Zn/Mn family yields the protein MNRRCMGMILALLLGNSLAACADAGRQQVLVALPAVYALTSALSDGTAIEVVRVPQAAAVPMESQANALSRLDAGVFQRAVAVVTLGSLWRADPLYAAARRHNLRIVEIDAAHSWDSIKPGVAVTRVPSNDVPWAATQEADGGQSPYAWLGPVNAMRMSAIIAADLARLSPADAPRITRNLAALEGRLRALKAEYGARLVQIPDLRVLSLASEFIYLFGEFGIYVDGWFVRQDIDWSDADRTALTRYLREREIRVVVHKWAPDARIVQAIEDAGAHLLILDTGNPGMLADPANSYDALVVSNLNALLAAFAARP from the coding sequence ATGAACAGACGTTGCATGGGGATGATACTGGCGCTGTTGCTGGGTAACTCACTGGCCGCCTGCGCAGATGCCGGCCGCCAACAGGTGCTGGTCGCACTGCCAGCCGTGTATGCACTCACCTCGGCGCTCAGCGACGGCACGGCAATCGAGGTCGTGCGTGTGCCACAAGCGGCCGCAGTGCCCATGGAAAGCCAGGCCAACGCACTATCGCGCCTGGACGCCGGGGTGTTCCAGCGGGCCGTCGCCGTGGTCACCCTGGGCAGCCTGTGGCGGGCAGACCCGCTTTATGCCGCCGCCCGGCGCCACAACCTGCGGATCGTCGAGATCGATGCCGCACACTCCTGGGACAGCATCAAGCCCGGCGTTGCCGTGACCCGCGTGCCATCGAATGACGTACCGTGGGCAGCCACCCAGGAGGCCGATGGCGGCCAGTCGCCCTATGCCTGGCTCGGGCCAGTCAACGCCATGCGCATGTCGGCGATTATCGCCGCAGACCTGGCGCGCCTGTCCCCTGCCGATGCGCCCCGCATCACACGCAACCTGGCGGCACTCGAAGGCCGTTTGCGCGCGCTCAAGGCCGAGTATGGCGCCCGGCTGGTGCAAATCCCGGACCTGCGCGTGCTGTCGCTGGCCAGTGAGTTCATCTATCTGTTCGGCGAGTTCGGCATCTATGTCGACGGTTGGTTCGTCCGGCAGGACATTGACTGGAGCGACGCCGACCGCACGGCACTGACCCGTTATCTGCGCGAGCGTGAGATTCGCGTGGTGGTCCACAAATGGGCGCCGGACGCCCGGATCGTCCAGGCCATCGAGGACGCAGGCGCACACCTGCTGATCCTCGACACGGGCAACCCGGGCATGCTCGCCGACCCGGCCAACAGCTACGACGCCCTTGTAGTTTCAAACCTGAACGCGTTGCTGGCGGCCTTCGCAGCGCGCCCATGA
- a CDS encoding DUF6152 family protein encodes MTVLPSPLLRQGLCLLSLVACSALSSTATAHHSFALFDQTRTVTVKGVVERFAWTNPHITIYLDAPGPPPQRYKIETGSVNALQRTGWSADSIKAGENAEVSFKPLKNGEPGGLLVEIKIGDVVLSGGG; translated from the coding sequence ATGACTGTTCTGCCCTCCCCGCTGTTGCGCCAGGGACTTTGCCTGCTGAGCCTGGTTGCCTGCAGTGCCCTGTCGTCAACCGCCACGGCCCACCATTCCTTCGCGCTGTTCGACCAGACCCGCACCGTCACCGTCAAGGGTGTGGTGGAGCGCTTTGCCTGGACCAACCCGCACATCACCATTTACCTCGATGCCCCCGGCCCGCCGCCCCAGCGCTACAAGATCGAGACGGGCAGCGTCAACGCGTTGCAGCGTACCGGCTGGAGCGCAGACTCGATCAAGGCCGGCGAGAACGCCGAGGTGTCCTTCAAACCGCTGAAAAACGGCGAACCCGGCGGGCTCCTCGTGGAGATCAAGATCGGTGACGTGGTGCTCTCGGGCGGCGGTTGA
- a CDS encoding alpha/beta hydrolase domain-containing protein — MQRTMTLGGLLLALTSNAWADVPRLPTAIAVPPSGQLPLSSALHPGTEYSDLDQYGYTEQEFYLQGIAPAITATGEQRFDAPYTTRILVRRPADSARFNGTVVIEPFSWFGERGAGWILTRDYLLRRGYAYVGYTLNTNQPRVDPKFIADTPAAEAEQIARYGRIVNFDFMRRFDYARYAPLGTYYDPEHFSRGTVPDPFAPQSQGIAAQLALLLKTPATQGPLAGFDVQRVYVNSWAVTAQVWMDYLDQGRHQQWRLPDGRPLIDAYMTGRMAYGEVGGDVIRVPRQMPEGVPFVTVYSQSETLHDVIEGIPLPPDTDSPQLRYYEVTGMPHLRLADLGTEHTEPLAADVGKGDDPRCQTLYDEPVELVVSALLDRMDRWVRDGTPMPKAPRVVRDGKAAARAPATGNLQGGVRPPWVQVPSATYLTDQETGCGLIYDTKVAYAKDVLGRHYANFNRYAQKFEEAKAVSIQQGYLLPEDAARLRPIATPQDF; from the coding sequence ATGCAGCGCACGATGACCCTCGGCGGCCTGTTGCTGGCGCTCACGTCGAACGCGTGGGCCGACGTGCCGCGCCTGCCGACCGCGATTGCCGTGCCGCCGTCGGGCCAGTTGCCGCTGTCGTCGGCGTTACATCCCGGCACCGAGTACAGCGACCTCGACCAGTACGGCTACACCGAGCAAGAGTTCTACCTGCAAGGCATCGCCCCGGCCATTACCGCCACGGGTGAGCAACGCTTCGACGCGCCCTACACCACGCGCATTCTGGTGCGCCGACCGGCCGACTCCGCGCGCTTCAACGGCACGGTGGTGATCGAGCCCTTCAGCTGGTTTGGCGAGCGTGGCGCCGGATGGATCCTGACCCGCGACTATTTGCTGCGCCGTGGCTACGCCTATGTCGGCTACACGCTGAACACCAACCAGCCGCGGGTCGATCCCAAGTTCATCGCGGACACGCCAGCGGCCGAGGCCGAGCAGATCGCCAGGTACGGACGAATCGTCAATTTCGACTTTATGCGCCGCTTCGATTACGCGCGGTATGCGCCGCTGGGCACTTACTACGACCCGGAGCATTTCAGCCGGGGCACCGTGCCCGATCCGTTCGCGCCGCAGTCACAAGGCATCGCGGCGCAGCTGGCATTGCTGCTGAAAACCCCTGCGACACAGGGCCCGCTGGCCGGCTTCGACGTGCAGCGTGTCTACGTCAACAGCTGGGCCGTGACTGCACAAGTCTGGATGGACTACCTCGACCAGGGCCGCCACCAGCAATGGCGCCTGCCTGACGGCAGGCCGCTGATCGATGCCTACATGACCGGCCGCATGGCCTATGGCGAAGTCGGCGGCGACGTCATCCGCGTGCCGCGCCAGATGCCCGAGGGCGTGCCGTTCGTGACCGTCTACAGCCAGTCCGAAACCCTGCACGACGTGATCGAAGGCATCCCCCTGCCTCCGGACACCGACAGCCCGCAGCTGCGTTACTACGAAGTCACCGGCATGCCTCATCTGCGCCTGGCCGACCTGGGGACCGAGCACACCGAACCGCTGGCGGCCGATGTCGGCAAGGGCGACGACCCTCGCTGCCAGACGCTGTACGACGAACCCGTAGAGCTGGTGGTGTCGGCGCTGCTCGATCGCATGGACCGTTGGGTGCGCGACGGCACCCCTATGCCGAAGGCGCCAAGGGTGGTGCGCGACGGCAAGGCGGCCGCACGTGCCCCGGCCACCGGCAACCTGCAGGGCGGCGTGCGCCCGCCGTGGGTCCAGGTGCCGAGTGCGACCTACCTTACCGACCAGGAGACCGGCTGCGGCCTGATCTACGACACCAAGGTGGCCTACGCGAAGGACGTGCTGGGCCGGCACTACGCCAACTTCAACCGCTACGCGCAGAAATTCGAAGAAGCCAAAGCCGTTTCGATCCAGCAAGGCTACCTGCTGCCAGAGGATGCGGCGCGCCTGCGGCCGATCGCGACACCCCAAGACTTCTAA
- a CDS encoding metal ABC transporter ATP-binding protein: MRGPAVVFDNVSLQLGGTPVLDAVNFRIEAGALHCLVGPNGGGKTSLVRALLGQMPHSGTVRLEGEITTPMGYVPQLPDFDRHVPMTVNDVMALLGQRRPAFLGASRAARASSDAALQRTGVGAMGAKPFGSLSGGERQRVLLAQAISPLPRLLILDEPTAGIDEPGVRLVEELVSELHAQGVTILWINHDLEQVKRVAQSVTVINQRLLFHGSCDHWEHLQ; this comes from the coding sequence ATGCGTGGACCTGCCGTGGTATTCGACAACGTCTCATTGCAACTGGGCGGTACCCCAGTGCTGGACGCCGTGAACTTCCGGATCGAGGCCGGGGCCCTGCATTGCCTGGTCGGTCCCAACGGCGGTGGCAAGACCTCGCTGGTACGTGCGCTGCTGGGCCAGATGCCGCACTCGGGCACCGTGCGGTTGGAGGGCGAGATCACTACGCCCATGGGCTATGTACCGCAATTGCCGGATTTCGACCGCCACGTGCCAATGACCGTCAACGACGTCATGGCCCTGCTCGGCCAGCGTCGGCCGGCCTTTCTCGGCGCATCCCGCGCAGCCAGGGCAAGCAGCGACGCGGCCCTGCAGCGCACCGGAGTAGGCGCAATGGGCGCCAAGCCCTTTGGCAGCCTGTCTGGAGGCGAACGCCAGCGCGTGCTGTTGGCCCAGGCGATCAGTCCGCTGCCGCGGCTGCTGATCCTCGACGAGCCCACGGCCGGGATCGACGAACCCGGTGTGCGCCTGGTGGAGGAGTTGGTCAGCGAACTGCACGCCCAGGGCGTCACCATTCTCTGGATCAACCACGACCTGGAACAGGTCAAGCGCGTTGCGCAATCGGTCACGGTGATCAATCAACGCCTGTTGTTCCATGGCAGCTGCGACCATTGGGAGCACCTGCAATGA
- a CDS encoding DUF6644 family protein, protein MDIQVLLQTLQDTAVATFIRESGSAFPLLESLHVIGIAIVYGTIAVVDLRLLGVTAHRRSALRLINDLLPFTWVAFAVCVITGLLMFCANGTTYVQNTAFLWKMGLLVLAGLNMAVFHLGAFRRIGEWDTTLPPPSQARVAGASSLALWAGVIFLGRWIAFL, encoded by the coding sequence ATGGATATTCAAGTGTTGCTGCAAACCCTCCAGGACACCGCCGTCGCCACCTTCATCCGCGAGTCGGGCTCGGCCTTTCCGCTGCTGGAATCGCTGCATGTGATCGGCATCGCCATCGTCTACGGCACCATCGCCGTGGTCGACCTGCGCCTGCTTGGCGTGACGGCCCATCGGCGCAGCGCGCTGCGGCTGATCAATGACTTGCTGCCGTTCACGTGGGTCGCATTCGCGGTGTGCGTGATCACCGGCCTGCTGATGTTCTGCGCCAATGGCACGACCTATGTGCAGAACACCGCCTTCCTGTGGAAGATGGGCCTGCTGGTGCTGGCAGGGCTCAACATGGCGGTGTTCCACCTGGGCGCGTTTCGCCGCATCGGTGAATGGGACACCACGTTGCCACCGCCCAGCCAGGCGCGGGTCGCGGGCGCCAGTTCCCTGGCGTTGTGGGCCGGGGTCATTTTCCTTGGCCGCTGGATTGCGTTTCTCTGA
- a CDS encoding DUF4198 domain-containing protein has product MQIPTRQLLQALAVTAFSGLTGVAQAHFQMLYVEDTALTRAQSLEFALVFTHPFSGGPTMVMEKPRAFSHISAHGGEKIDLRQYLRPVQWQSRDNRTTAYRASIPRELVRSLGDHVFVLEPEPYLESEEDVYIQQFTKLIVNVGGVPGNWSEPQGLPVEIQPLSKPYANWTGGVFRAVVLADGKPVPFAEVEIEYLNHSVDIANNAFGEQDYVTAPQASFNAQSTYTDAQGVLTIGLPRAGWWGIAALNIGSTKTHKGKPLSQDAVLWVQARDMK; this is encoded by the coding sequence ATGCAGATCCCAACCCGACAACTGCTCCAAGCCCTTGCCGTTACTGCGTTCAGTGGCTTGACTGGCGTGGCCCAGGCGCATTTCCAGATGCTCTACGTGGAAGACACCGCACTGACGCGTGCGCAGAGTCTGGAGTTTGCGCTGGTGTTTACGCACCCGTTCTCCGGCGGCCCGACCATGGTGATGGAAAAACCCCGCGCGTTCAGCCACATCAGCGCCCACGGTGGCGAAAAAATCGACTTGCGCCAATACCTGCGCCCGGTGCAATGGCAGAGTCGCGACAACCGGACCACCGCTTATCGCGCCTCGATTCCCCGCGAGTTGGTGCGTTCGCTGGGTGACCACGTATTTGTGCTGGAACCCGAGCCCTACCTGGAATCGGAAGAGGACGTGTATATCCAGCAGTTCACCAAGCTGATCGTCAACGTAGGTGGCGTACCCGGCAACTGGTCAGAACCCCAGGGCTTGCCCGTGGAGATCCAACCGCTGAGCAAGCCCTATGCAAACTGGACAGGTGGCGTGTTCCGCGCCGTGGTCTTGGCCGACGGCAAGCCCGTGCCGTTTGCCGAAGTCGAAATCGAATACCTCAACCACAGCGTCGACATCGCGAACAACGCCTTCGGCGAGCAAGACTACGTCACGGCACCGCAAGCCTCATTCAACGCCCAGAGCACCTATACAGACGCCCAGGGCGTGCTGACCATCGGCCTGCCCCGGGCGGGTTGGTGGGGTATTGCCGCACTTAACATCGGCAGTACCAAAACCCATAAAGGCAAACCGCTTTCCCAGGACGCCGTGTTGTGGGTGCAGGCCAGGGATATGAAATAA